A single genomic interval of Arthrobacter methylotrophus harbors:
- a CDS encoding L-ribulose-5-phosphate 3-epimerase produces MIERHGVRNRWGIYEKALPPGTPSVVAAHAARAGYDFIELAIDESFERLARLDWTADERAEVRRAVKEAGASIDTLTLSAHRRYPWGSADPAVRSRAAALARDTIDLTADLGAGCVQIAGYFTFYEPTTRPARGWFLDGLAAAADYAAARNVILALENMDGTDVLSVDDALSVIAEVPAVRLYVDVGNLAGNQLPVLEQLATALPYAHAIQLKDARPGEFRRVPFGKGSVPFVDILTFLQNVGYTGPLSVEMWNDDGSPTLATDAAHWFRRIIDSETRPAEPDTGCTCGPAHL; encoded by the coding sequence ATGATCGAACGGCATGGCGTCCGCAACCGGTGGGGCATCTACGAGAAGGCGCTGCCACCTGGTACTCCGAGCGTGGTCGCCGCCCACGCTGCCCGCGCTGGGTACGACTTCATCGAACTTGCCATTGACGAATCTTTCGAACGGCTCGCCCGGCTCGACTGGACCGCCGATGAACGTGCCGAGGTGCGCCGAGCAGTTAAGGAAGCGGGTGCATCGATTGACACACTCACGCTCAGCGCCCATCGGCGCTACCCCTGGGGAAGCGCGGACCCTGCGGTCCGATCGCGGGCCGCAGCCCTTGCCCGGGACACCATCGATCTCACGGCCGATCTCGGCGCTGGATGCGTCCAAATCGCCGGCTACTTCACGTTCTACGAACCCACCACCCGGCCCGCCCGGGGGTGGTTCCTCGACGGCCTCGCAGCAGCAGCCGACTACGCCGCCGCACGTAACGTGATCCTCGCATTGGAAAACATGGACGGAACCGACGTTCTGAGTGTCGACGACGCACTCTCGGTCATCGCCGAAGTGCCCGCTGTGCGGCTCTACGTCGACGTTGGAAACCTCGCCGGTAACCAGCTACCCGTGCTCGAACAGCTCGCCACAGCACTTCCCTACGCGCACGCGATTCAGCTCAAAGATGCACGTCCCGGCGAATTCCGGCGCGTACCTTTCGGTAAAGGCTCCGTTCCCTTCGTCGACATCCTCACCTTCCTCCAGAACGTCGGCTACACGGGTCCGCTATCCGTGGAGATGTGGAATGACGACGGGAGCCCGACCCTTGCCACGGACGCAGCACACTGGTTCCGCCGTATTATCGATAGCGAAACCCGGCCAGCCGAACCCGATACAGGATGCACGTGCGGTCCTGCGCATCTGTAG
- a CDS encoding YciI family protein has translation MKHLLMIPNNVDTWNALPASEIDQIMQAHASLQKELRASGEFVEAHELGEEAKFVTNNGNGHTVTDGPFLETKEIVAGYYIVDCVDTDRAVEIAGKLGEARLWPIEVRRIDP, from the coding sequence ATGAAACACCTACTGATGATCCCCAACAACGTTGACACCTGGAACGCGCTCCCCGCATCCGAAATCGACCAGATTATGCAAGCTCACGCCTCGTTGCAAAAGGAACTCAGGGCCTCCGGAGAATTCGTGGAAGCCCACGAACTGGGCGAAGAAGCCAAATTCGTCACCAACAACGGCAACGGGCACACCGTGACCGACGGCCCGTTCCTCGAGACCAAGGAAATCGTGGCCGGCTACTACATCGTGGATTGCGTGGACACCGACCGCGCCGTGGAAATTGCGGGCAAGCTCGGAGAAGCCCGGCTGTGGCCCATCGAAGTGCGCCGGATCGACCCCTAA
- a CDS encoding transketolase family protein, translating to MIETQVHSRNIVAWAADKPEVVVLSGDLTGSTEIAAFKAAYPDRFFSLGMAEQNMLSWAGGMAREGFVPYLHTFSVFLVRRPYDQVAMSVAYPNLPVKLVGFLPGIMTPGGVSHQAIEDISLMRGLPNMTVLEVGDAADVESVLDVAHGVNGPVYIRMLRGALPRLFDSPMELDRIRHLADGEEVTLFSSGICTEEAIRARQALEAAGVTVTHRHVSTHKPFTDPAIADAIRAAKTLVVTVENHNIIGGLGTEVAERMAEIGAGVPLLRIGIPDTFAHGASAAYLMDKYDLTARRIVERIAATLGLEVPIPSDIGNTDVTIDVGAEQLEAL from the coding sequence ATGATCGAGACACAAGTCCACTCCCGCAACATCGTTGCATGGGCCGCCGACAAGCCCGAAGTCGTCGTCCTTTCAGGAGATCTGACCGGATCCACCGAGATTGCTGCGTTCAAGGCGGCCTACCCCGACAGGTTCTTCAGTCTCGGCATGGCCGAGCAGAACATGCTCAGCTGGGCCGGCGGCATGGCACGCGAAGGATTCGTCCCCTATCTGCACACCTTTTCAGTGTTCCTCGTCCGCCGCCCCTACGACCAGGTCGCCATGTCCGTCGCGTACCCCAACCTCCCGGTAAAACTGGTCGGGTTCCTGCCCGGCATCATGACCCCCGGCGGTGTCTCGCACCAGGCCATCGAAGACATCTCGCTCATGCGCGGACTGCCGAACATGACCGTACTGGAGGTCGGGGACGCGGCCGATGTCGAGTCCGTGCTCGACGTGGCACACGGGGTGAACGGTCCCGTCTACATCCGGATGCTGAGGGGTGCCCTCCCGCGGCTTTTCGATAGCCCAATGGAACTGGACCGCATTCGCCATCTTGCCGACGGGGAGGAGGTCACCCTCTTCTCCAGCGGCATCTGCACCGAAGAAGCCATCCGGGCCCGGCAGGCCCTCGAGGCCGCCGGGGTCACGGTGACCCACCGTCACGTGAGTACCCACAAGCCGTTCACCGACCCCGCAATCGCGGACGCCATCCGCGCCGCGAAGACACTCGTGGTCACGGTCGAGAACCACAACATCATCGGCGGACTAGGGACCGAGGTCGCCGAGCGCATGGCCGAGATCGGCGCTGGGGTCCCCCTCCTGCGGATCGGGATACCCGATACCTTCGCCCATGGTGCCTCGGCCGCATATCTGATGGACAAGTACGACCTCACCGCACGACGGATTGTGGAACGCATCGCGGCCACCCTCGGCCTGGAGGTCCCGATCCCGAGCGACATCGGGAACACCGACGTGACAATCGACGTCGGCGCCGAGCAACTCGAAGCACTTTAG
- a CDS encoding L-ribulose-5-phosphate 4-epimerase: protein MLEELKEEVCQANLDLLAHGLVVGTSGNVSGRDDESGLVVIKPSGVAFDVLRPEHMSVVDLHGTPVEGPYRPSVDTVSHVYVYRERADINGVVHTHSPYATSFALRGEPIPVFTTTHAALFGGPIPISGYAVIGEEEIGREIVAHVGVGTAVLMRSHGVFTIGADPQRALRSALYTEECAEAAHLAILRGYVEPLPPQVVQASRDWYLTGYGQRPIGAGS, encoded by the coding sequence ATGCTCGAAGAACTCAAAGAAGAAGTGTGCCAGGCCAACCTGGACCTTCTCGCCCACGGCCTCGTGGTCGGCACCTCCGGCAATGTCAGCGGCAGAGATGACGAAAGCGGTCTGGTCGTCATCAAGCCCTCCGGGGTCGCGTTCGACGTCCTGCGTCCCGAGCACATGAGCGTTGTCGACCTGCACGGCACTCCCGTCGAGGGCCCATACAGGCCGTCGGTCGACACCGTTTCGCACGTGTATGTCTACCGGGAGAGGGCAGACATCAACGGTGTCGTGCACACCCACTCTCCGTACGCGACCTCCTTTGCCCTTCGGGGAGAACCGATCCCCGTATTCACCACCACACACGCGGCGCTGTTTGGCGGTCCGATCCCGATTTCTGGCTACGCCGTCATCGGAGAAGAGGAGATCGGCCGCGAAATTGTCGCCCATGTGGGCGTCGGCACCGCTGTGCTGATGCGTTCACACGGTGTATTCACCATTGGCGCCGACCCGCAACGAGCCCTGCGCTCCGCTCTCTACACGGAGGAATGCGCCGAAGCCGCCCACCTCGCGATCCTGCGCGGATATGTTGAACCGTTGCCGCCGCAGGTAGTTCAGGCCTCCCGGGACTGGTACCTGACCGGGTACGGGCAGCGGCCGATCGGCGCCGGATCATGA